In the Topomyia yanbarensis strain Yona2022 chromosome 3, ASM3024719v1, whole genome shotgun sequence genome, one interval contains:
- the LOC131691916 gene encoding ras-related and estrogen-regulated growth inhibitor yields MTTRGIRRKKSYLAEIKVAVIGAPCVGKSALTVRFLTKRYIGEYDHQAENRHKYEIMVDGEAVLCEIWDTCPKIENTSEATLTAGSEAVQWADGLLLVYSITDRESFNYIRKAKEDLPSDTTPVALVGNKVDMVHLRQVSTDEGEILAKDFECKFFEISAAEHVYQVAEAFHDLCREVIAAKRKSKQSFIEKIDRMLSGSRTYSRGKSDSILPKE; encoded by the exons ATGACCACCCGGGGGATACGGAGGAAAAAGTCATACCTGGCGGAAATTAAGGTGGCAGTTATTGGAGCGCCATGTGTTGGCAAGAGTG CGCTGACGGTACGTTTCCTCACAAAGCGCTACATTGGCGAGTATGACCATCAGGCAG AGAACAGACACAAGTACGAAATAATGGTGGACGGAGAAGCTGTGCTGTGCGAAATATGGGATACATGTCCAAAG ATCGAAAACACCAGCGAGGCCACACTGACGGCCGGCTCGGAAGCCGTCCAGTGGGCCGACGGGCTGCTGCTGGTCTATTCCATCACCGATCGGGAATCGTTCAACTACATACGCAAGGCGAAGGAGGACCTGCCGAGTGATACGACACCGGTGGCGCTGGTGGGCAACAAGGTGGACATGGTCCATCTGCGGCAGGTTAGCACCGATGAGGGTGAAATCCTGGCGAAAGACTTTGAGTGTAAGTTCTTCGAAATATCTGCCGCCGAGCACGTGTACCAGGTGGCCGAGGCATTCCACGACCTGTGCCGCGAGGTGATAGCGGCCAAGCGCAAATCCAAGCAGAGCTTCATCGAAAAGATCGATCGAATGTTGAGTGGGTCCCGGACGTACAGCCGGGGTAAAAGTGATAGCATTCTGCCGAAAGAGTAG